A window from Pseudomonas moraviensis encodes these proteins:
- a CDS encoding DUF485 domain-containing protein — protein sequence MNDSIYLSIQNSPRFKELVQKRERFAWILSAIMLGLYSAFILLIAYGPHVLGAKLSPESSITWGIPIGVGLILSAFVLTGIYVRRANGEFDDLNNAILKEAQQ from the coding sequence ATGAACGACAGCATTTACCTCTCGATTCAAAACAGTCCCCGATTCAAGGAGCTGGTTCAGAAAAGGGAACGATTCGCCTGGATTCTCTCGGCAATCATGCTTGGGCTCTACTCCGCATTCATCCTGCTGATCGCCTACGGGCCGCACGTGCTCGGGGCGAAACTCAGTCCTGAATCGTCGATCACCTGGGGCATCCCGATCGGTGTCGGCCTGATTCTCTCGGCCTTCGTCCTGACTGGCATCTACGTGCGCCGCGCCAATGGCGAGTTCGACGACCTGAACAATGCGATTCTCAAGGAGGCTCAGCAATGA